A stretch of Triticum aestivum cultivar Chinese Spring chromosome 1D, IWGSC CS RefSeq v2.1, whole genome shotgun sequence DNA encodes these proteins:
- the LOC123183353 gene encoding proline-rich receptor-like protein kinase PERK1, translating to MAAGEPTRAAVVVAARAAAREVPRAAAAWALAHVARPGDAVLILVLMPPPPPAAASGRRPWSFPFFAGACASAHAAAPAQRSDVSDLCAQMTLTLRDLYDPTKVNLRVRIVAGAGPGAVAAEAKRALASWVVLDRDLKVEETRCMEELQCNIVAVRRSRPKVLRLNLACSTEETRPEPAAPPPQPEPSASGDVEHEMVSVREPAVKTPSCIPDSETPSGSTDDAGASSSVSTSDPGAASPLSASSEAVICISLKKKEEAEDVRASSVPSSSEEPGISPLCALEESGISLMKKEEEESEETSSVSNSTNPGNSPLRASETDSSSLKKEETRNADATSVSSSTDPATSPLFASETDSSSPETEAFDDSTGASSAASSGHGTTTVCVSETDSSPLKREAANVLSGPDSEASAPTPQAASAAASPSLQPWMADILQRPAASPRPTPTRRRTPTADALLEKIAKLDLLTEISAVRSRSDLNFRGNVRDVVSLSRTPAPGPPPLCSVCQHKTPVFGKPPRWFSYAELEHATGGFSRANFLAEGGFGSVHRGVLPDGQAIAVKQHRLASSSQGDVEFCSEVEVLSCAQHRNVVMLIGFCVEGKRRLLVYEYICNRSLDTHLYGRHKETLGWAARQKIAVGAARGLRYLHEECRVGCIIHRDMRPNNILVTHDFEPLVGDFGLARWQPDGDMGVDTRVIGTFGYLAPEYAQSGQITEKADVYSFGVVLVELVTGRKAVDINRPKGQQFLTEWARPLLEEHAIDELIDPRLEDRFCENEVYCMLHAANLCIRRDPHSRPRMSHVLRILEGDMVVESGGCISAPSSDAGSMSRRMLSDRLHYQEQGSPVRSDSQRVGGVNRSLETTLRSAWDAHVQGLSNRFWYPSAAAADCSQHQR from the exons cgccgtgctcatcctcgtcctcatgccgccgccgccgcccgccgccgcctccg GTAGAAGGCCGTGGAGCTTCCCCTTCTTCGCGGGGGCCTGCGCCAGCGCCCACGCCGCGGCGCCGGCGCAGCGCTCCGACGTCTCCGACCTCTGCGCGCAGATGACGCTCACCCTCCGCGACCTCTACGACCCCACCAAG GTGAACCTGAGGGTGAGGATCGTCGCCGGCGCGGGCCCCGGCGCCGTGGCCGCCGAGGCGAAGCGGGCGCTGGCGAGCTGGGTCGTGCTCGACAG GGATCTCAAGGTTGAGGAGACGCGCTGCATGGAGGAGCTCCAGTGCAACATCGTCGCCGTCAGGCGCTCCCGGCCCAAGGTGCTCCGGCTCAACCTCGCCTGCTCCACGGAGGAGACACGCCCGGAGCCGGCAGCTCCTCCGCCCCAGCCCGAGCCCAGTGCTTCAGGTGATGTGGAGCACGAGATGGTCTCGGTCCGGGAACCCGCCGTGAAGACGCCGAGCTGCATCCCGGACTCAGAGACGCCGTCCGGCAGCACCGACGACGCCGGAGCGTCCTCCTCCGTGTCGACCTCGGACCCCGGCGCAGCTTCTCCACTGTCTGCTTCCTCTGAAGCCGTCATCTGCATCTctctgaagaagaaggaagaagcagAGGATGTGAGAGCGTCCTCCGTGCCAAGTTCTTCAGAAGAACCGGGCATTTCTCCATTGTGTGCTTTAGAAGAATCAGGCATCTCTCTgatgaagaaggaagaagaagaatccgAGGAAACATCCTCTGTGTCAAACTCAACAAACCCAGGCAATTCTCCATTGCGTGCTTCAGAAACAGACAGCAGCTCTCTGAAGAAAGAAGAAACCAGGAATGCCGATGCAACCTCTGTGTCAAGCTCAACAGACCCTGCAACCTCTCCATTGTTCGCTTCAGAAACAGACAGCAGCTCGCCGGAGACGGAGGCGTTCGACGATTCCACCGGAGCATCCTCCGCCGCAAGCTCAGGCCATGGCACCACTACAGTTTGTGTTTCAGAAACAGATAGTAGCCCTCTCAAGAGAGAAGCAGCCAATGTACTATCTGGCCCTGACAGTGAAGCTTCAGCTCCAACTCCTCAGGCAGCATCAGCAGCAGCCTCGCCGTCACTCCAGCCATGGATGGCCGACATCCTGCAGCGACCCGCCGCATCCCCAAGACCAACACCAACCCGCCGAAGAACCCCGACGGCGGACGCGCTGCTGGAGAAGATCGCCAAGCTGGACCTACTGACCGAGATCAGCGCCGTGAGGAGCAGGTCCGACCTCAACTTCAGAGGCAACGTCAGGGACGTCGTGTCCCTCTCCCGGACCCCTGCGCCGGGGCCGCCGCCGCTCTGCTCGGTGTGCCAGCACAAGACGCCGGTGTTCGGGAAGCCGCCGCGGTGGTTCAGCTACGCCGAGCTGGAGCACGCCACCGGCGGCTTCTCCAGGGCCAACTTCCTGGCCGAGGGTGGGTTCGGGTCGGTGCACCGAGGGGTGCTGCCTGACGGCCAGGCCATCGCCGTCAAGCAGCACAGGCTCGCCAGCAGCTCGCAGGGCGACGTCGAGTTCTGCTCGGAGGTGGAGGTGCTCAGCTGCGCGCAGCACCGGAACGTCGTCATGCTCATCGGGTTCTGCGTCGAGGGCAAGAGGAGGCTGCTGGTCTACGAGTACATCTGCAACAGATCACTGGACACTCATCTCTATG GCCGTCACAAGGAGACCTTGGGGTGGGCTGCCCGGCAGAAGATCGCGGTCGGCGCCGCCAGGGGGCTGCGGTACCTCCATGAGGAATGCAGGGTCGGCTGCATTATCCACCGCGACATGAGACCGAACAACATCCTCGTCACGCATGATTTCGAGCCACTG GTCGGCGATTTCGGCCTGGCTAGATGGCAACCTGATGGGGACATGGGTGTCGATACAAGAGTCATTGGCACATTTGG TTATCTAGCCCCTGAATATGCGCAGAGCGGGCAAATTACGGAGAAGGCCGATGTCTACTCGTTTGGAGTTGTTCTTGTGGAGCTTGTCACTGGACGCAAGGCCGTCGATATTAACAGGCCCAAGGGCCAGCAATTCCTGACTGAATGG GCCCGGCCATTGCTGGAAGAGCACGCGATCGACGAGCTCATCGACCCGCGCCTCGAGGACCGCTTCTGTGAGAACGAGGTCTACTGCATGCTGCACGCGGCGAACCTCTGCATACGGCGCGACCCGCATTCGAGGCCGCGAATGTCCCAT GTTCTGCGCATCCTGGAGGGCGACATGGTGGTGGAGTCCGGCGGCTGCATCTCCGCGCCGAGCAGCGATGCCGGGAGCATGAGCCGCCGCATGCTGAGCGACCGGCTGCACTACCAGGAGCAGGGCAGCCCGG